The following nucleotide sequence is from Chelmon rostratus isolate fCheRos1 chromosome 11, fCheRos1.pri, whole genome shotgun sequence.
ATCggatattcatgtttttaacaAGGGACtcaatgtgcatgtgtgcagcacagTTAAGCGTAGCAGCCGTCTCTAGTGGAGGTGACAGTGAGGTGGGAGAGTAAATTTTTCATACCGGGTGTCTCATCAGGACACTGTGTCTCTCGGTGTCGTCTTCTTCCTGGGGATGAGTGATGGTGATGTCACCTTTCCCGCAGCAGGAAACATTCGAATTGCTTGGCCTGTACATCTCTGGAAGATTAATATAACACAAAATCGCACTCAAAGCACATACACGCAGTTAAGCATTCACAGGTGCCTGTCAGCAAGAAGTTAAAACTGAACCTTCAAGGCTTTTCAAACATACAagagatgcacaaacacacacacataaaacaaaagcaatgaaatCCTAATGGACATTTAGGTGAACAACAATGATGACAAGAGCTCAGTTTGTTGTGATGATGATAACAGGGTTAATAGTCTTGATGCTAATTGTCTGCTGTTCTCGCTGGCAGAGCTCACCAGATGTTTTCATCCCCAAAGATCGTAGCAACGATCTTGAAGCCATTTCCAGGGTCATCCAGGAGGCTCGCCATTTCATATACATCTCTATCATCGACTACCTGCCCCTCCTGAGCAGAAACGCTCACAGGTTAGAGCCACTGCACCTCTGTCAGAGTTGATTGGAATCATTAAAAGTTTGGATGCCTTGCTTTGATTCAAGTGATTAAACTCTGTGTACGCCTGCGTGTCCATCTGGCTGCGCGcccacatttctgtgtgtgtgtgtgtttgtatccgTGCCAAGGTACTGGTCTCGCATCGACGGTCTTATCCGGGAGGCTCTGATCCTGCGGAAGGTCCGGGTCCGTCTGCTGATAAGTTGCTGGGAAAAGACTCATCCGCTTACTTTCAACTTCATCTGGTCCCTGAGGAGTCTGTGCATGGAGCAGGCCAACTGCTCACTGGAAGCTGTGAGTCCAAGGCCACGATGTACTGTTTTCACCTCTACACGCAATGAATGCTCACTGCaccactctctgtgtgtgtgtgtgtgtgtgtgtagaagttCTTCAACCCCAGAGTGCAGAGGGATGGCAGTCTCCAGGGAATAAACCACAACAGGTTCATGGTGACAGACAGAGCCATTTATTTAGGTGAGCTCGTCGGCTACACTTTACGACAGCGTGCCGCTCACTTCCTGCACATCTCCTTTTTGGTTGGCTTAAAAGAAAAGTTTAGTATTTTTGGACGCACGGTTACTTATTTACGAGAGTGAAAGGAGAAGATCGATGCCACTCTTGTCTGCATTAAGATGGGAGCGGGAGCCAAACGGAGGTGAGCGTATTTTGGgatgaagactggaagcagggggtCACAGCTGGCCTGGCGTTCTCCAAAAGCCTGTGAGCCTAATGTAAAAATCTGTGGTTGCAGAGGGAAGTACATGGCAACTATTTCTCAACAAAGAAAAGTTTACACATCTGCTCAGTACTCCAGGAAGTTAAGAAAGGCTGAAAGGAGTCACAGCACTTAACTTGCTGTTTGTGTATGGCTTAATCAAACAAGAAACAACATATTAATTGGTCGAGTTTCAGAAGGGCTGATATTCACATTTCTGATGTTTGGAGggagccaggctaactgtttccccctgctcccagtctttatgctgagctaagGCAATcgcctcctggctccagctctgtacttaatgcacagacatgaaagtggcaTCGATCTCATCATCTTCTCATCATCTAACTCTCAGACAGGAAAATGATGAATGATTCCTATAAAAATTGATCTTTCCTGGAAGTTGAAAACAGAACATTCAGTAGATTTATCCACTGATACTACGCGGCAGTGTTTAAATATTCTCCTACTTATTTGTCCATCATGACGTTTTTTTCCTATTTGTTGGTCTACAAGATATTTTTGACATATAACTCTTATCTGTGTCCTGACAGGTAACCTTGACTGGGTGGGGAATGAGTTTACCTTTAACGCAGGAGTAGGCCTGGTGATCAGCCAGCCCGAGGGCATCGAGGAGAGGAACTCTACAGTGGTGGAGCAGCTACGGGCAGCTTTCGAGAGGGACTGGTTTTCACGTTACACCCGCTCACTGCAGGCCAATAAGATCCCCATCTGCAACAAGCACCAGATCAACAAGCTGGTGCCAGTGAAAGCTAACCACCTGGACAATGGACCAGTGCCTGTCAGAGCAGGCCAGCACGATAACGGACCTGCACCAATGAGAAGCAGTCACAAAGACGATGGACAGATGCCACTTAGAACAAGGCACCATGATGACAAACTAAGCAAAATTAGTCACCCAGGCATGGCCAATGGGTTGGCGCCAATTATAGACAGTTACCAAGAGAGGGGCCAAGTCAAAATAAGTCACCGTGACAACAGACAGGTTCAAGTCAAAGGTAATTACCACGACAATCCGATGGATCCACCCAGTCAGTCCGCTgagagcagcggcagcagggaGATCTCCAACAGGTCCCTGTGACCACAAAGCACGACGGGTTCATTCTCACTGGAGGATGTTTGGGGAACTGCTCTCTTCCGGTGACGACAGACTTCACGCACTGGGTCTTTGTAGCATTTTATTATTGCCATTTTGAAGAAAACGGTAATATCTGGTTTGCAGGACTTCCGATGTGCACGGAAGAACTCAGGAAGGAAAGCGAAGGCTCCACAGCAGTCTGGCATTTTGATGGGGTTTTTTAAGGATGAAACTGCAACATTTTGGTTTAGAAGAAACTCTGGTTAATACACTGTAATTACAATTTACAACCTTGCTACTTATTTaatctcttttctctccttgttGTGGTCTCTCACGCAAAGGAAACATCTGAGCTCTTACTGATTGCCTAATGAAGCTGTTTGTGGTAGTCATAATTATTGCCCTTTAAAAGCAGGAACGACACCTGCATGCCTATGCAGAGATGAGGGGCAGTGCAGCATGTGTAGCTACACTAGCTACATTTAGTAGTGGAAGAATTACTATACAGCTTTATATTATGTGGCTCTTATTGCCTCTGTACTCAGATTGGTAGTGGATACTTTGGCCTTGTGTACTCTACTAATTTTAGCttgatttacatttaaaaaaaacaaattgaagaATATTACCATTATTCCTATAATGGAAACAACCCTGTAGCTCATTTTTAGTGCTGACCCCCAGTTGAGGTAGTGGAGCTCTAAAAGGACTGATCTAATCATGTCCACCACAAGCACTAAACGCTGCACAGAGATTGGTTACATAATCCAGGATACGATGCATCATATCTCTCCACAGCAGGATGGTGTGCATcagaatgttttatttaatggaCGTTTAATTGAATTAGAGGATGCACCTTTTCTACTGTGTTTCTTACGTAACGCCAAATGTACTATGGCCTGGAATTTTCAGTCGGTCTCAACATTGAAAAACGGCAGCCTCAATAAGTTTAAATTGAAGGCAGGTGTCTTTCCCTGGAGGGACAGGGACTATTGATCTGAAAGGGTCCTTAAAGGTAATCATTCCAGTTCCCATACACAAATCCGAAAAGACAAGGCATTGAAAGGTTATCTTTAGTATTCTTCGAAATGCAATGTTGTGACTGATTGGACAAATGCTAAAGGAGCAGTTAGAAGAAGGGGCCAGAGGGTCTCTGCTGTCAGCCAAATCAATACAATGAATTTTTAACAGAGCTTGACAGTTGCAGTTGCTGCAGTTTGACCTCAAGGACATGGTGGTCGGTAATGTCAGTGCCTGTGACTGAATATATATTACTTTTACCATGTGGAGGTATAAAGCTGAAATGACATGATTGTTAGAAAAGAACAACTCATTTACACTTGGCTGGAAGCTTGTAGCgactttcatttgcattttgaatgATCGCATGTCAATTTAAGACCTTTCACACTCGCTTTGCCGTGAGTGCAACTTTTTGTTACGAGGCTTGTGGGATTATAACatagacagattttttttttactttcaaagCCATTAATCAAAGAAACAGTAAAATGGGACCAGAGGGAGACACAAAGTGATGCTTTCATCAACAATATGCAGGGTGCTTGtgatttaatgtgaaaacagcacaggttgtcagtgtttgtctgagcagaaagaacaataaaatactttaaTTCTGCCAGAAACCTGGAGCTGTCACAGTCACGATGCAGAGACGGTTTAGCTGCAACCAGAAATTACCAACAAGCAGTCATTGTAGTAAAATGATATATCACATAATGTTTGGTGGATATCACAAGTATTCTGTATACAGTATCTGTGCCTGTTCTGTTTGTGGTACTGGTCAAGTGCAACGACACAGACTCAGTTATGTCATAATATGTTTCCTCAATGTACAGACAGGACACATGTAGCTGAGCCACTGACACCAGTGGAAAGTCAAACATTTGTCAGGAAAAAACGCATCTGACGCATGGTTATCTGGTCATGATGGCCAACTTCTGCCATCTACAGGATGTCAAGAGAAACAACATGTCTTCTCACATACTGCTACAGTATGTTTAAAAAATCAGCCTTGAGCAAGAAAACATGTTGGTTCACAACTACTGTTTATGAGCCAGTTCATATAAAGATGTATAAAAGCCAGCGACATCACATGGGAATGTACAGGATTTTCCTGCTAAAGTTAGAACTGGAATTACTACTATAACTATTATTTCTTGGTATGAAGTGATCACAGgattgtttgttcttttttaaaaaaaaaaacaaaacaacaacactcaCAGTATAATGTGGGGAATTTATATAGAACCCCTTAAGATATAAATTagaataatgtaataataataacagttaCATGTTTCATTCtaacatgcaaaaaacaaaaaatgactatcctttgctgctgtatgtgtgcactaacactttctctctttcttataAACAGATACATAACTCTTATATGAACATGTAtatgaatgcaaacacaatgatctgtttcatttgaactttGAACTTAGCGTTATCTCAATAATAATGTCCACAAAGCACTGCATTGCCACACTGCTTGTAATCTGACAGCTGGTCTGGAGTCAGATTCACAACTTTTATGCTGCTATTATCTATGATTGTCCCACAGGGGGGGCAGGAATGCAGCTAATGCACCCTGTGCCCAGGTCTTCTTCTACATGACTTGTTCATGTGTCTGCAGACTTTTTTgataattaaaaacagtgacTATTTTCCAGTTAACAGGGACCAGAACTACACCTTTAATGGCATATTTTCAATGGAGACTTATTGTAGCCataacacagaacacacagtatacacatgCCAAGGTTTGAGATCAGCAATGGTTTACAATCTGCTACATGCATATTGCAAAAgcgaaagaaaaagacaaaaaaaatctgtatcaCCTGCTGTGCATCCATGCCTCCAATGAGATGTAGGAAAATGAAACCATTTTTCACTGACTGCTCTATGAAACACACTCTTGTAGATGGGTTTGAGGTAGTTACAGAGTTAAACAGGATGACACACTGTTACTGACTGGTTCGCTTTAAATGCTCACTGTAAAAGCTTTTTAATGTTGCCTTCCTTTATTCTGTTGAATTGTTCGGCATGACGGCTGCCTGCATGCCCTGCCTTTATGAACTGTGCACAGTAGCTATGAGCCTTTCTAGAGATCATGATAATAACAAATCTTAtatacctttaaaaaaatacagaaggaATGTATATTTATTGATAACCCTTGTTAATGCAAACTACTGAATTATCTGATTGCTAAGTTTTTATTCTTAATAAAAAACTCTTacctttttgtgtctgtgtttgtgtttgtgtgtgtgtgtgtgtgtgtgtgtgtgtgtgtgtgtttaaatataAGTTAATTGTGTTTCCTTACCACAAAGGCTGTTAATTAAAGCAAGGTGGCTTACCTCAAAAGTTAATCCTTAGTACATCActgcactgtgtctgtcagtcaggCTCTGTATGTAGTCTAAATGGAGAAACCTCTGGCTAAGCAGAGGAGGATTCAGGTTGCTACGGGAACATAATTACTTATTGTAGACAGAATAATTTCCATTAATATTCACCTGATTCACCACGTGAGAGAACCTAATTCACTGAAAGGTTATAGTGGCACCACTGGTAGCTCACAGCCTCTTTCATGTACAAACTTGCTGCTGATGCATTTACTtaatttaagtacatttaactAATAATGCttgcatacttttacttaattaaggttttgaatgcagaacttttgttttcacagtgtggtattaatgctttcacttaagtaaaatCTGAGTAATTCTTGCACCATTAAGAACTGATATGTGTTTAGGATTAtctgaaaaaacacatccaTCTCTAAGATTAACActtctcttttgcttttattcataaaaacaacattaggAGTGTTAGAAATGTTACAGAACAGATCCTGAGAGATATTAAACCATCCTGGTATTACGCAGGCATGTCTGTGCATGATTACATCTCTTTTAACCTCTCTGACTAGTCGAAGTGTAACTAATGAGGGAGGCTTGTGACTttattacagaaataaaaatggtATGATGCATCCATATTCCACCCATGATTATCTCCACTTTACCTCAACTACAACAGTGAAATCCTGATGTTACACTAATGCacaagtaataataatctaaagATATGATATATAACAACAGTACACACAGGATATGTATCTGCATCGAGTACTTTTTTTACTTCTTTGAAAGCATTTACTTGATTATACTTAAGGAACATTTTCAATGTTTACAAGCTCCGACAGTATTTCTTCATGCTTGtacagagctgaaacacaggAAAAGGTGGTGTGAATGAAGTGAGTCTCCAGCAGCGCGCATTCCTTCGGCCGGTGCCACGCCGCCAGAGCCGCGAGCAGCAGCGCACTGACGTAACGGTTACCCTAACAACCGATTAGGCGTCACCACTCTTGACTGCAGATTCACGAGTGCGCTTTTCTTCTCGGAGACCGTCCCGTCCCgtcaggagaggagaagcaCTATGGGGACCACTTCATGAAGGACAGTAAACCAGATGTCTTTTTCCACCAGTTTGGGTTGGTGCAGTGGAGCTGGACGCGCTGACCTGAAGAACATCGCTGTGCtggtggtgttgttgttgttaacaTTAGCCAGCGGCAGCCAACATGGCTGAGGATGACTGTGAATGGGTTGTAGAGAGCATCGTCGGTTACCTGGGAAGTCCCGAGTGGGTCATTCCTGTCACGGACTTTatggaaaacaaatgcacaggTAAAAAACAGGTTATTCGCCATGTTCAGAATTGTGCATCTGGTTACACGGTGAAGGATTTCTGGAGCTGTGCACCGCTAGCGCGGCAGCTAAGCTAACGCTAACGTGACTGCGATGTTTTTGTTAATGTATATTTGCACTCTGTGATATTTAAGTTATTTTCATGCCCTGGTAACTCTGCAGTCTACTTAATACACGTCCTTGTTGGGAGCTAATTAGAATTTCAAATCATTTGTCTCGACATTAATCCACAAAGCACACAGGTGACGATAAATGTAGCAAGTCATACCACAGTAAAGGTGAAAAGGTAACGTTGGCGAGATAGCTTGCTAGCTAACGCTAGTTAGTTAGAAACATTAGCCACCAAAGAGGTCATGCGTGTTAACTTTTTTGTTAACACTCAGTGGCAGTGTTATAGCTGGATAaagatgttaaaatgtcttcaatGGACAAGGCATTAATGCTGAATTActaacatttgcatgtttttattttttagtttttgatgACGAAGATGAAAATAAGTTATCGTACACAGAAATCCATGTACAGTATAAGAAATTGGTAAGTACAGTCTTTGGTCTAGATATGTCAAACATGCTCACTGGAAGATTTTGCATTGCTGACTCATGAAACTGCACTGATGTAAGCAGCTTTGCTTTGCTCTTGTTAGGTGGAGAAGCTGTTGGATAATTACATGCAGGAGGTTGGCATCAACGAGCAGCAGTTTCTGGATGCGTGCACCTCTCCTTTTGCCAAGTCCAAAACACTGCAGGTACGTTAAGCTCCCTGCGTTTGCACACCACTGCCAGCCTGCCAGTTAGCCTGAATAGAGGATGGGATTTGCTTACATAACCCCATTTATGCTGCTTTTTGCATGATGGCAAACATGGCTGggctctgtctcctccttcaaGGCAGATGTGCGTTATTCTAATGAATCAGCAAACTGAGAATCCAGTCTGACATAATTTACAACTACATTTATGGTTTTATCCCAAATTATATTTAGATCTGTCCTATTTAAGTGCTATGACTTTGTCAGGCTGAAGTGTGTTAACTAAACAGTGCCTGTGAATGTGTATCGCACTAAGCAAAGAGCGTGAtttcacagcagctgtgcaATAGTGAAGACAGGTCATTTCAAACCAGCAGATCTTCATTAGAAGTTGTTAATGCTTTGCATGTACATACATGTATAAAGAatctcttgtgttttcattcctaTACCGAAAACTTGACTTCACATACTTAGAGGGAAAACGTCTCAACTGTTCACTTCTCTCACGAAAAGGTTTGCTGCTAATTCATTCAAAAACTTGAAATTATCTTGATAGGAACAAGGACAGAGAAACAGGTGTGACGGGTCTGAGTTAATAAACTTGCAGTATGTGATGAGGCTCTGAATTGGTGGCACTAAAGTTGGAAAGTAACCCTTGTGTTTGGAAGGTCGTCAGCAAACAGGTGTGCTCCTTCCCTCAGTAACTGTCAGCcctgctgtttgtgcatgtttatgcTCTTGTGTAGCTAGTTTACAATGGAATATACATTGTCATGGTGCAATTGGGACCGCATACCAAAAATGCACTTCCATTGCATTAAGGTGCTGTGGATTAAACTCGTACTttgcctgtgtgcgtgtgttgcgTCTGTTTCCTCgccactgttgccaagtgcttgctaatgggggaattgttgggtttctgtagATTAAGAGTATGATCctgacctgctctatatggaaagtgtcctcaGACTTCTTCTGTTGTGATTTATGAATTTGATTATTTGTATGTTCGCCCAGGCTGTTTAGGACAAATAAGAATGTTGGGATAATATTAGTGACACTTAACACCTTGGCACTGATCAATAGGTGTAATGTGCCTGTGCCAAATTGGCAGAGATGGAGCTCTGGATTTCATGGGCATCCTTAGGAGACTTGGATCTTGTTAATTGCCACTGAGATAAATCGTTAATGTCTGCAAAGCAGGTCAAATTCTTCTAAAGCAAAGATTGACTGTAGCAGAAGCTGCAGTAGGCAGTACGTAGAggtttgtcttttgtttcactTTACCCATGCAGAAACTTTGtataaacatgacaaaacaatctcacagTCATACAAAACGGTAGTACAATGGCCTTATCTTGCTGAATTGGGTAGCGTTGCGTTTCAGTTGCTTTTTGGGATCAACTCTGAGAGATTGCTTGCTTTGCTGTTGTGTCCTGGATAGCAGGGCTCCCAGAAAGCTGAAGCTTTGCCAAGCTATGCTGCAAAATCAGTGAAGCATACTTTAACttaattaactgaaaacagacaaGCATCTCAGATAGTTTTGCTTCATAGCTCCAATCTGCTTGTTTAGTTGTTCAGTAAGATTTTTGATCTGATGAGTCACTGATATGAGGAGAGGTCTAGACTTGCAGTTGTAGACAACTGGGtcacaaaagacagacagaggctaGGGACTCCTGCAGGAATGTGTTGCAGTATGTCTTCAGACTTACCTACTGTAGCTGACTGTACCGTTTCTGTGATTACGTTATACAGAGAAACAGGATGTCCTGTGGGTTTGAACAGTATGGGATAAGGGTGACTGACAAAGGGaaacagtgaggaggagaaaaaagaaacgcTGAGCATTGAGACTGAGAAGCTGGTGACCCGGTTGAATTGTGCTAAGAGTGCTCTTCGTGTATAATTAGATACTGCTAATGTGAAAGATTAGGCCTAAGTACCACTCTCTTTGCAAACAGAGCTTAATTTTTGAAGGGACTTGAGTTGGGATGCCTACCACGCTGGCAGTACTGTACATTCTGTCCTGATCTAGGAGGGGCAAACAGGGCAAGCATACCCTAACAGGAACATTGACTGTTAATTCTTCATTGTTTAAGGGTAGCTAATCTGTAGCCAGCCACCTGTTTCAAGAAACGTTCGAGCACGGTTGCCACACTTCAAGCCAGCAAAAACTTCCATAATGGAGGACTTGTTTGAAATGCTGAACCAAAAATCAAGCAGATTGTAATTTTCTAATTCACAGTCAGTCGAATGGCTGCCAAAAGTTTTCACATGTCAATATCtggattgtttttctgttaaatatttttaaGACATCAGTGAGCTTGACAAGACAGACTTGTAGCTATGTgtacacaaaatacaaagagaGTATATAATATTCTATCTTTAACTTATAGAATGATGACTGTAGGTTATCAACAATCATATGTACTGTGCTTATATGGCTGTGTGTACTGACACACTCTGTACAGTCACAGATACAGTACTTCTCTCTACCCAATCATAATGGCATTCCTTCATCATTATCCTGTGTGAATTTTTCATCATCTTACATCTcgttgtttctgttgttcagtcTGTGTTCCAACCAGTTCTGGCTACGGATGACTTCCAGATGTTTCGCTCCCTGATGGTCCAGAAGAACATGGAGCTGCAGCTTCAAGCCCTCAGGGTCATTAAGGAAAGGAACGGTAGGAGGGATTGATACatacagccagacacacacactcacaaacaggaaaacactaCTGATATAGCTGCCAGTACAGTAatatgctggtgtgtgtgtgtgtgtgtgtgtgtgtgtgcgtgtgcgtgtgtgtgtgcgcgcgcgcgcacatgTGCAGGGGCCCTCCCTGAGTGTCTCACTGATGGTGTGGACGTGATGACAGAGTTG
It contains:
- the LOC121614141 gene encoding inactive phospholipase D5-like — translated: MDLRGTRGSMGGQDLRSQGLGFSVPAAGMPVSSIITAVRQQDYSASVWLRRRDKLEHSQQKCIVIFALVCCFAVLVALIFSAVDVWGEDEDGITEENCSKNCRVVLVENIPEDVSFLDNGTSHVPLSAGLCSLLDRAIRVVEIVSPLWLLNSSDYESSFQPAARQGRALLSRLQGLKAKGIQLKISSGMIDSAELGTLAKHNAEVHYVNTTALTKGHLLSSFWVVDRRHFYIGSANMDWRSLATRKELGVLVYNCSCLALDLHRVFSLYWGLQYKDFIPSFWSKRLFALFNKDAPLELTLNSTKAQAYISSSPDVFIPKDRSNDLEAISRVIQEARHFIYISIIDYLPLLSRNAHRYWSRIDGLIREALILRKVRVRLLISCWEKTHPLTFNFIWSLRSLCMEQANCSLEAKFFNPRVQRDGSLQGINHNRFMVTDRAIYLGNLDWVGNEFTFNAGVGLVISQPEGIEERNSTVVEQLRAAFERDWFSRYTRSLQANKIPICNKHQINKLVPVKANHLDNGPVPVRAGQHDNGPAPMRSSHKDDGQMPLRTRHHDDKLSKISHPGMANGLAPIIDSYQERGQVKISHRDNRQVQVKGNYHDNPMDPPSQSAESSGSREISNRSL